The sequence ATTTGAGAAAAGGTAGATTTCCcaataataatgacaacatctttgtgtttaaAGGCAATGGAAGTGAACAGCACCAACTCCAGCAGCGGCAGCGACACAAGCGGGACAACCGAGTCAAACCCGGTGGGAAACTTTGAACTTTCTACTCGCTCCACACCGATAAACCAGGATGTCAGCCTTCACCAGGCCTCCCTCCCCAGCTGCAGCCAAGACTTCCCCCAGATTTTCAACACCCAGTTAGACTCTGGCAGCATCACCCCGAGAACCACCATGCTCAGAGTGTCCTCCAGCAACTCCACCAACATCAACTCCACGTTCGGAGCCACTAACCTGACCGGGATCTTTCTCCCACCACACATCAACAGTTCCAGTAACAACGTCACATCCACACCTATCCTACCAGATCCGTTCAGCACCCTGCTGGAGGAGTCCATGCTCGACGAGATCAGCTTGCTGGACCTCGCCATGGAGGAGGGCTTCAGCCAGGCTCAGGCTTCCCAGTTGGAGGACGAGCTCGACTCAGATTCCGGTCTTTCCCTGGACTCCAGCCACAGCCCGGCTTCCCCGAGCAGCTCCGAGACGTCCTGCTCCTCCGCAGCTTCTTCCTCTTCAACCTCTGCCACGTTCTCAGAGGAGGGAGCTGTGGGGTACAGCACTGACTCTGAGGTGGCCACTGTGGAGCCAGAGGAAGGCGCTGTTGGCGGTTACCAGCCCGGGTACAGCAAGCTCTGCCGTATGAGCTATCAGGACCCCTCCCAGTTCCACAGCCTCCCTCAGCTCGACAGCATCAGCCACAATCACACCTATAACCTGCCGCTGTCCTCCGCGTTCTCAGAGCACCCGGAGCTCCCCATTTCAACCGGCAAGAAGACTGTCCGGGACAAACAGAGCTCAAAGCTTCAGCCTCCTCAGGACTTACTCGACAAGCACTCGAGTCGCGATGAACGCCGAGCCCGGGCCATGAAGATCCCCTTCTCCAACGAGAAGATCATCAACCTGCCCGTGGAGGAGTTCAACGAGCTCCTAGCCAAGCACCACCTTAGCGAACCCCAGCTAGCACTCATCCGCGACATCCGCAGGCGCGGCAAGAACAAGATGGCGGCCCAGAACTGCCGCAAGCGCAAGCTGGACACCATCATAAACCTGGAGCAGGGCGTCCAAGACCTGAGGCGTGACAAGGCCCGTCTActgaaggagaagatggagtTCATCCGTTCCATCCGGCAGATGAAGCAGAAGATGCAGAGTCTGTACCAAGAGGTGTTCACACAGCTACGGGACGAGGAGGGCCGGCCCTACCCGCCCAGCGAGTACTCGCTCCAGTACAGCGCCGACGGCAGCGTGCTGATCATGCCCCGAGGCATGACAACTGCAGAGCAGAATCGTAAGCccgagaaaaaacaaaaagacaaaaagaagtgAGGGGGGGCAAACTGCTGTTTATTCTTTCACTTTGCTAAATCAATAAGAAAGATTTCTGCAGATGCAAGAGAGATGTCCTTTTTTCCTTTAAGAAGATTCTGGTGAGTAGAAAAATGGCATTGTTGGCTACTCTTCCTGCATTCGTTTTTCCCTTTTCATTCTGTTcctacgtttttttttttccccccctggAAACAACTTTTGAAGCAGAAGTAGCTCCTCGTGTGAGTActgatatttcattatttagAAGGGGGGAAAACAAGCAAGGAGAAGAGGGGGAGATATAAAAGGACATAAAATGAGCTATTAGAAAAATGTTAGCTGC is a genomic window of Thunnus maccoyii chromosome 20, fThuMac1.1, whole genome shotgun sequence containing:
- the nfe2l1b gene encoding endoplasmic reticulum membrane sensor NFE2L1b, with translation MLYLKKYFTEGLIQFTILLSLIGVRVDVDTYLSNQLPPLREIILGPSSAYTQTQFHNLRNTLDGYGIHPKSVDLDHFFTTRRLLNQVRQLDRLSVPSTELNTWLVHRDSETVVSASSQSSPSITLDNGAGLEDVNNPDATPAMRGGSGASESTYNLNAADGSLGAVAPEGNQEQESRDGNDDLTKEDIDLIDILWRQDIDLGAGREVFNYSNRQKESEEEKPNPPENKDGNEEQESWRNGVNLQGAQPVDGETGESIPEQLPGLGSQTSLSLQECLRLLEATFPFGEESEFPAPVVTPEISASTEEVPSTSQGLPVAPQLPPAEPQLDLEQQWQDIMAIMELQAMEVNSTNSSSGSDTSGTTESNPVGNFELSTRSTPINQDVSLHQASLPSCSQDFPQIFNTQLDSGSITPRTTMLRVSSSNSTNINSTFGATNLTGIFLPPHINSSSNNVTSTPILPDPFSTLLEESMLDEISLLDLAMEEGFSQAQASQLEDELDSDSGLSLDSSHSPASPSSSETSCSSAASSSSTSATFSEEGAVGYSTDSEVATVEPEEGAVGGYQPGYSKLCRMSYQDPSQFHSLPQLDSISHNHTYNLPLSSAFSEHPELPISTGKKTVRDKQSSKLQPPQDLLDKHSSRDERRARAMKIPFSNEKIINLPVEEFNELLAKHHLSEPQLALIRDIRRRGKNKMAAQNCRKRKLDTIINLEQGVQDLRRDKARLLKEKMEFIRSIRQMKQKMQSLYQEVFTQLRDEEGRPYPPSEYSLQYSADGSVLIMPRGMTTAEQNRKPEKKQKDKKK